From the bacterium genome, one window contains:
- a CDS encoding ferredoxin family protein has product MTYVVTEPCDGCKYTDCVDVCPVEAFHEGETMLYINPETCIDCGACEEECPVEAIFEQDRLPDNFQHWLAINDEKCRDLPIIAHKKDPLPTAKPREEVWAARGKKV; this is encoded by the coding sequence ATGACGTACGTGGTCACCGAACCCTGCGACGGCTGCAAATACACCGACTGCGTGGACGTTTGCCCCGTGGAGGCCTTCCACGAGGGCGAGACCATGCTCTACATCAATCCCGAAACGTGCATCGACTGCGGCGCCTGCGAGGAGGAGTGCCCGGTGGAGGCGATCTTTGAACAGGACCGCCTGCCCGACAACTTCCAGCACTGGCTAGCCATCAACGACGAGAAGTGCCGCGACTTGCCGATCATCGCCCACAAGAAAGACCCGCTCCCCACAGCCAAACCCCGCGAGGAGGTCTGGGCCGCGCGCGGCAAGAAGGTGTAG